One region of Triticum aestivum cultivar Chinese Spring chromosome 6B, IWGSC CS RefSeq v2.1, whole genome shotgun sequence genomic DNA includes:
- the LOC123137322 gene encoding uncharacterized protein isoform X1 yields MARSWLITCRGVAKKVRNAHCSNRQISEVGAEACRECPNCKHIIDNSDVAIQWPGLPAGVKFDPSDLELLEHLEQKIGVGGSKPHMFIDEFIPTVENDAGICYSHPENLPGTNKDGSSVHFFHSISNAYGCGQRKRRRISNSDRTTSDEHVRWHKTGKSKPVYDNGVMKGWKKILVLYKGSQTGGKPDKTDWVMHQYHLGVEENEKVGEFVVSKIFYQLKPRQVDKSEAEMANEESNAFTSSICPKTPMTKIPPCRPKNSPCETEQNDPGQEEETVSLAENAKNPAWCALSSQPVEVALEAGTCSLDKSLHHHEVLDSSDLENSTFDRPILSQLMNETLNKNLCALHGLPDLHNVNLGTAPTDLQITKGENVSLADDAENTACCSLASQDVEVTSQAGTSLVESLLHHEVSDLHNANLGTPRDLQITKEESVSLVDEAEKWCGLASQAVDVASHAGTSLDESLRCHEVLDSFDHEKSLTFDRPIYSQGRDGGLENNLYLLNGLPDLQGVDLGTPIDDLQGLQFYSQESLGSWLDRM; encoded by the exons ATGGCAAG GTCATGGCTTATAACTTGTAGGGGTGTTGCCAAGAAAGTTAGGAATGCCCACTGCTCTAATCGCCAGATAAGCGAAGTCGGTGCAGAAGCATGCAGGGAATGCCCAAACTGCAAACATATCATTGATAACAGTGAT GTTGCTATTCAGTGGCCCGGGCTGCCTGCTGGTGTGAAGTTTGATCCGTCTGATCTAGAATTGCTCGAACATTTAGAACAAAAAATTGGTGTGGGAGGTTCAAAGCCTCACATGTTCATCGATGAGTTTATTCCAACTGTGGAGAATGACGCAGGGATCTGCTATTCACATCCTGAAAATCTTCCTG GAACAAACAAAGATGGAAGCAGTGTCCATTTCTTCCATAGTATTTCAAATGCATATGGGTGTGGCCAGCGCAAGCGTCGAAGGATCAGCAACAGTGATCGGACCACTTCTGATGAGCATGTGAGATGGCACAAGACGGGTAAATCAAAACCCGTATATGACAACGGTGTTATGAAAGGGTGGAAAAAAATATTGGTTCTTTACAAAGGTTCACAAACAGGTGGCAAACCTGATAAAACTGACTGGGTGATGCATCAGTATCATCTGGGAGTAGAAGAAAATGAAAAGGTTGGGGAGTTTGTCGTTTCCAAAATATTTTATCAATTGAAGCCAAGGCAGGTGGACAAGTCCGAAGCAGAAATGGCTAATGAAGAATCTAATGCATTTACGTCAAGTATTTGTCCAAAAACTCCCATGACAAAGATCCCGCCATGTCGCCCAAAGAATAGTCCATGTGAGACTGAGCAGAATGATCCCGGTCAG GAAGAAGAAACTGTTAGCCTGGCGGAGAATGCTAAGAACCCTGCATGGTGTGCTTTATCATCTCAGCCTGTTGAGGTGGCACTTGAGGCTGGGACTTGTAGCCTAGACAAGTCTCTGCatcatcatgaagttttggatTCCTCCGATCTTGAAAACAGTACATTTGACAGGCCAATCCTTTCTCAACTCATGAATGAGACACTTAACAAGAACCTATGTGCGCTTCATGGATTGCCTGATCTCCATAATGTCAACCTTGGAACAGCACCTACAGATCTTCAGATTACT AAAGGAGAAAATGTTAGCTTGGCGGATGATGCTGAGAACACTGCATGTTGTTCTTTAGCGTCTCAGGATGTTGAGGTGACTTCTCAGGCTGGGACTAGCTTGGTTGAATCTCTGCTTCATCATGAGGTTTCAGATCTCCAtaatgctaaccttggaacacctAGAGACCTTCAGATTACT AAAGAAGAAAGTGTTAGCCTGGTGGATGAAGCTGAGAAATGGTGTGGTTTAGCATCTCAGGCTGTTGATGTGGCATCTCATGCCGGGACTAGCTTGGATGAATCCCTGCGCTGTCATGAGGTTTTGGATTCCTTTGATCATGAAAAGAGTCTTACATTTGACAGGCCAATCTATTCCCAAGGCAGGGATGGGGGACTTGAAAATAACCTGTATTTACTCAATGGATTACCTGATCTCCAAGGTGTCGACCTTGGAACACCGATAGATGATCTTCAG GGGTTGCAGTTCTATTCACAGGAAAGCCTTGGCAGCTGGCTGGACCGAATGTAG
- the LOC123137322 gene encoding SUPPRESSOR OF GAMMA RESPONSE 1 isoform X2 gives MARSWLITCRGVAKKVRNAHCSNRQISEVGAEACRECPNCKHIIDNSDVAIQWPGLPAGVKFDPSDLELLEHLEQKIGVGGSKPHMFIDEFIPTVENDAGICYSHPENLPGTNKDGSSVHFFHSISNAYGCGQRKRRRISNSDRTTSDEHVRWHKTGKSKPVYDNGVMKGWKKILVLYKGSQTGGKPDKTDWVMHQYHLGVEENEKVGEFVVSKIFYQLKPRQVDKSEAEMANEESNAFTSSICPKTPMTKIPPCRPKNSPCETEQNDPGQEEETVSLAENAKNPAWCALSSQPVEVALEAGTCSLDKSLHHHEVLDSSDLENSTFDRPILSQLMNETLNKNLCALHGLPDLHNVNLGTAPTDLQITKEESVSLVDEAEKWCGLASQAVDVASHAGTSLDESLRCHEVLDSFDHEKSLTFDRPIYSQGRDGGLENNLYLLNGLPDLQGVDLGTPIDDLQGLQFYSQESLGSWLDRM, from the exons ATGGCAAG GTCATGGCTTATAACTTGTAGGGGTGTTGCCAAGAAAGTTAGGAATGCCCACTGCTCTAATCGCCAGATAAGCGAAGTCGGTGCAGAAGCATGCAGGGAATGCCCAAACTGCAAACATATCATTGATAACAGTGAT GTTGCTATTCAGTGGCCCGGGCTGCCTGCTGGTGTGAAGTTTGATCCGTCTGATCTAGAATTGCTCGAACATTTAGAACAAAAAATTGGTGTGGGAGGTTCAAAGCCTCACATGTTCATCGATGAGTTTATTCCAACTGTGGAGAATGACGCAGGGATCTGCTATTCACATCCTGAAAATCTTCCTG GAACAAACAAAGATGGAAGCAGTGTCCATTTCTTCCATAGTATTTCAAATGCATATGGGTGTGGCCAGCGCAAGCGTCGAAGGATCAGCAACAGTGATCGGACCACTTCTGATGAGCATGTGAGATGGCACAAGACGGGTAAATCAAAACCCGTATATGACAACGGTGTTATGAAAGGGTGGAAAAAAATATTGGTTCTTTACAAAGGTTCACAAACAGGTGGCAAACCTGATAAAACTGACTGGGTGATGCATCAGTATCATCTGGGAGTAGAAGAAAATGAAAAGGTTGGGGAGTTTGTCGTTTCCAAAATATTTTATCAATTGAAGCCAAGGCAGGTGGACAAGTCCGAAGCAGAAATGGCTAATGAAGAATCTAATGCATTTACGTCAAGTATTTGTCCAAAAACTCCCATGACAAAGATCCCGCCATGTCGCCCAAAGAATAGTCCATGTGAGACTGAGCAGAATGATCCCGGTCAG GAAGAAGAAACTGTTAGCCTGGCGGAGAATGCTAAGAACCCTGCATGGTGTGCTTTATCATCTCAGCCTGTTGAGGTGGCACTTGAGGCTGGGACTTGTAGCCTAGACAAGTCTCTGCatcatcatgaagttttggatTCCTCCGATCTTGAAAACAGTACATTTGACAGGCCAATCCTTTCTCAACTCATGAATGAGACACTTAACAAGAACCTATGTGCGCTTCATGGATTGCCTGATCTCCATAATGTCAACCTTGGAACAGCACCTACAGATCTTCAGATTACT AAAGAAGAAAGTGTTAGCCTGGTGGATGAAGCTGAGAAATGGTGTGGTTTAGCATCTCAGGCTGTTGATGTGGCATCTCATGCCGGGACTAGCTTGGATGAATCCCTGCGCTGTCATGAGGTTTTGGATTCCTTTGATCATGAAAAGAGTCTTACATTTGACAGGCCAATCTATTCCCAAGGCAGGGATGGGGGACTTGAAAATAACCTGTATTTACTCAATGGATTACCTGATCTCCAAGGTGTCGACCTTGGAACACCGATAGATGATCTTCAG GGGTTGCAGTTCTATTCACAGGAAAGCCTTGGCAGCTGGCTGGACCGAATGTAG